One part of the Leptotrichia sp. oral taxon 215 str. W9775 genome encodes these proteins:
- a CDS encoding glucose-1-phosphate adenylyltransferase encodes MEILAMILAGGRGSRLDILSEKRVKPSVPFGGKFRIIDFALSNCSNSGIYDVALLTQYLPLSLNEHIGSGKPWDFDRRDTGVTMLQPHEKPGGNAWYQGTADAIRQNIEFIRNRKPKYVLILSGDHIYKMNYKWLLADHLKSNAELTIAVQEVPIEEAGRFGIFEVDENKKILNFEEKPAEPKSNLASMGIYIFNTEVLLEYLEKMPEEDLDFGKHVIPQMIHEERKVFVHCYDSYWMDVGTYDSYLDANLDLIKKSEEIGINLYDPEWKIYTRSEDLAPVRIGVTGSVLNSLICDGCKIEGRVENSVLGPGVTVRKGCTVKNSIIFSGTYIDENTNLDTMIIDKGVYVGKNSILGYGDDFSANHEKPDLLSRGISVVGKKAILPDGSIVGRNVRIFGGVKLHDGNKFVHSGETIKG; translated from the coding sequence ATGGAAATTTTAGCTATGATTTTAGCAGGTGGAAGAGGTTCTAGACTTGATATACTTTCTGAAAAGAGGGTTAAACCAAGCGTTCCTTTTGGAGGAAAATTCAGAATTATTGATTTTGCATTGAGTAACTGTTCAAATTCAGGGATTTATGATGTGGCGTTATTGACACAATATTTACCACTTTCGTTAAATGAACATATAGGTTCAGGAAAACCATGGGATTTTGACAGAAGGGATACAGGAGTTACAATGCTGCAGCCTCATGAAAAACCGGGAGGAAATGCATGGTATCAAGGTACTGCTGATGCAATCAGACAGAATATAGAATTTATTAGAAATAGAAAACCTAAATATGTGCTGATTTTATCAGGAGATCATATTTACAAAATGAATTATAAATGGTTACTGGCTGATCATTTGAAAAGCAACGCTGAATTGACAATTGCAGTTCAGGAAGTACCGATAGAAGAAGCAGGAAGATTTGGAATTTTTGAAGTTGATGAAAATAAAAAAATTCTTAATTTTGAGGAAAAACCTGCAGAACCTAAGAGTAATCTTGCATCTATGGGAATTTATATTTTCAATACAGAAGTACTTCTGGAATATTTGGAAAAAATGCCTGAAGAAGATCTGGATTTTGGAAAACACGTTATTCCACAGATGATTCATGAAGAAAGAAAGGTTTTCGTTCACTGCTATGATAGCTACTGGATGGATGTAGGAACTTATGATTCTTATCTTGATGCTAACCTTGATTTAATAAAGAAATCAGAAGAAATAGGAATAAATCTCTATGATCCTGAATGGAAAATTTACACAAGAAGTGAAGATTTGGCACCTGTAAGAATAGGGGTAACAGGAAGTGTACTGAATTCATTAATCTGTGACGGTTGTAAAATAGAAGGAAGAGTTGAAAACTCAGTATTGGGGCCTGGAGTAACAGTGAGAAAAGGATGTACTGTTAAGAACAGTATTATTTTCTCAGGAACTTATATAGATGAAAATACTAACTTAGATACAATGATTATAGATAAGGGAGTATACGTAGGTAAAAATTCCATATTAGGTTATGGAGATGATTTCAGTGCAAATCATGAAAAACCTGATTTGTTGTCAAGAGGTATTAGTGTAGTAGGTAAAAAAGCAATTCTTCCTGACGGATCGATTGTAGGAAGAAATGTAAGAATATTTGGAGGAGTAAAATTACACGATGGCAATAAATTTGTTCACAGTGGTGAGACAATAAAAGGATAG
- a CDS encoding DUF4250 domain-containing protein, with protein sequence MFDFENGDINIMLSMINMKLRDEFSSLESFANYYSLSKEEIIKRLEEKGYQYNENENQFKRV encoded by the coding sequence ATGTTTGATTTTGAAAATGGTGATATAAACATAATGCTAAGCATGATAAATATGAAATTGAGAGATGAATTTTCAAGTCTTGAAAGCTTTGCAAATTATTATTCCCTTTCAAAGGAAGAAATTATAAAAAGACTGGAAGAAAAAGGATATCAGTACAACGAAAATGAAAATCAGTTTAAAAGAGTGTAG
- a CDS encoding HutP family protein: MEFRDNKSVDICRIALKMSISSREEEKRLIKEYAEKKIKVAAVDVGGAIPSARFKFIESTLLAAKRNGIIQDEHVHDGAVIGAIREAMNQIESNINGLSVGGKIGIARNGEHLGVAIFLSVGILQFNEVISAVAHRSVAILPNEQEGGI; encoded by the coding sequence ATGGAATTTAGAGATAATAAAAGTGTTGACATATGTAGGATAGCTTTAAAAATGTCAATTTCTTCAAGGGAAGAAGAAAAAAGACTCATAAAAGAATATGCAGAGAAGAAAATAAAAGTGGCTGCTGTTGATGTTGGAGGAGCTATACCTAGTGCAAGATTTAAGTTTATAGAAAGTACTCTATTGGCAGCAAAAAGAAATGGAATTATTCAGGATGAGCATGTACATGATGGAGCTGTAATAGGTGCCATCAGGGAAGCTATGAATCAGATAGAATCTAATATAAATGGATTAAGTGTTGGTGGAAAAATTGGGATTGCAAGGAATGGAGAACATTTAGGAGTGGCAATATTCCTAAGTGTGGGAATACTTCAGTTTAATGAAGTTATAAGTGCTGTGGCACACAGATCGGTTGCAATTTTACCTAACGAACAAGAAGGAGGAATTTAA
- a CDS encoding glycogen synthase: MKIVYLASEVYPFFKTGGLADVMQALPKKMQELGHEVSIIMPKYDKIPLKYLEKLEWVARLESHGDVFNLVKYPDDKINYYFIENKALYERGRVYGDNDEDVQYAMFSELALRFLKEINLQADILHCNDWQTGPVPYFLNVRYNNDPFYWDMRTVYTIHNLMYQGRFSKFSFERMGYHIGGHDLNFMQIGIGYADVVNTVSPTYAEEIKYPYFSEGLEWITNAKKIYGVLNGIDVEEFDPETNPDVINYNKDTLYKKKENKYRLQEKLGLPKSDNLLISMVTRLVEGKGLDLVSAVLENLLQYDAVQIAILGSGDKFYEDYYNYLTVKYPDKFKVYLGYNPHLANELYAGSDLFLMPSRYEPCGLSQMIAMRFGTIPIVRETGGLKDTVRPYNIFTDEGNGFSFTNFNADDMLFTIKVAEGVYYDKPEIWEKLVKRNMDLDFSWDRSAREYLKLYELVKSW, translated from the coding sequence TTGAAAATAGTTTATCTTGCCTCAGAAGTTTATCCTTTCTTTAAAACAGGGGGATTAGCTGATGTAATGCAGGCTTTACCTAAAAAAATGCAGGAATTAGGACATGAAGTTTCCATAATAATGCCGAAATATGATAAAATTCCTTTAAAATATCTTGAAAAATTAGAATGGGTTGCAAGATTGGAAAGCCATGGGGATGTATTTAATCTGGTAAAATATCCTGACGATAAAATAAATTATTATTTCATTGAAAATAAGGCGTTATACGAAAGAGGGCGTGTTTACGGAGATAATGATGAAGATGTTCAGTATGCTATGTTTTCAGAACTTGCATTAAGATTTTTAAAGGAAATCAATTTACAGGCTGATATATTACACTGTAATGACTGGCAGACAGGACCGGTACCTTATTTTCTTAATGTAAGATATAATAATGATCCTTTTTACTGGGATATGAGAACAGTTTATACAATACATAACTTAATGTATCAGGGAAGATTTTCAAAATTTTCATTTGAAAGAATGGGATATCATATAGGTGGCCATGATTTAAACTTTATGCAAATAGGAATAGGATATGCAGATGTTGTAAATACTGTAAGTCCTACTTATGCTGAAGAAATAAAATATCCTTATTTCAGTGAAGGTCTGGAATGGATAACAAATGCGAAAAAGATTTATGGTGTACTTAATGGAATTGATGTTGAAGAATTTGACCCTGAAACTAATCCGGATGTTATAAACTACAATAAGGATACATTGTATAAGAAAAAGGAAAATAAATATAGACTTCAGGAAAAACTGGGATTACCTAAGTCAGATAATCTTCTGATTTCCATGGTTACAAGACTTGTGGAAGGAAAAGGACTTGATCTTGTATCGGCAGTACTGGAAAATTTATTACAGTATGATGCTGTTCAAATTGCGATTTTAGGTAGCGGTGATAAATTCTATGAAGATTATTACAACTATCTGACAGTTAAGTATCCTGACAAGTTTAAAGTATACTTAGGATATAATCCACATCTTGCAAATGAACTGTATGCAGGAAGCGATTTATTCCTGATGCCTTCAAGATATGAACCTTGCGGGCTTAGCCAAATGATAGCCATGAGATTTGGAACAATACCGATTGTAAGGGAAACAGGGGGATTGAAGGATACAGTAAGACCGTATAATATTTTTACAGATGAAGGGAATGGATTCTCATTTACAAACTTTAATGCAGATGATATGCTGTTTACAATAAAAGTTGCTGAAGGTGTATATTATGACAAACCTGAAATCTGGGAAAAACTTGTAAAAAGAAATATGGATCTGGATTTTTCATGGGACAGATCTGCGAGAGAATATTTGAAATTATATGAATTAGTAAAAAGCTGGTAA
- a CDS encoding rhodanese-like domain-containing protein, whose amino-acid sequence MKIKKIALMAIVGLISVLGISCGRTMNSKQVSVDSKEVKNEKKAEYKKITSDEAKNIMLTEKPIVVDVRSLEEYNEGHIPNAISVPLETIENEAETKLKNKDDLILVYCRSGRRSREAALRLIEKGYTNVIDFGGIQDWNGEVVK is encoded by the coding sequence ATGAAAATAAAAAAAATAGCACTTATGGCAATAGTTGGATTAATTTCTGTATTAGGAATTTCATGTGGTAGAACAATGAATAGCAAACAGGTTTCAGTAGATTCAAAAGAAGTAAAAAATGAAAAAAAGGCAGAATATAAAAAAATAACTTCAGATGAAGCTAAAAATATTATGTTAACTGAAAAACCAATAGTTGTAGATGTTAGAAGCTTAGAGGAATACAATGAAGGACATATTCCAAATGCAATTTCTGTTCCGCTTGAAACTATTGAAAATGAAGCAGAAACAAAATTGAAAAATAAAGATGATTTGATTTTAGTTTACTGCAGAAGTGGAAGAAGAAGCAGAGAAGCTGCATTAAGATTAATCGAAAAAGGTTATACAAATGTAATTGATTTTGGTGGAATACAGGACTGGAATGGAGAAGTTGTAAAATAG
- a CDS encoding HAD family phosphatase, with the protein MKNKVLDTVDLFIFDMDGILFDTETVYLEYGKKLLKELGYEVTDELVEKTTGLTNEEAKEIYLEEFGKDFPYDEITTKVYNYIIDEAKKGNIPLMTGAKEMIDFLASKGKKMVLGTSADSFMANTLLESKDIKNYFSHIITANDVERGKPDPEVFLRGAGKLNINPSKTVVFEDSVNGVKAAYGAGMMPVMIPDKLTPAEDIEDMLYKKFDNFHEAVEYFKTH; encoded by the coding sequence ATGAAAAATAAAGTGCTGGATACTGTAGATTTGTTCATATTTGATATGGACGGAATATTATTTGATACAGAAACAGTTTATTTGGAATATGGAAAAAAGCTTTTAAAGGAATTAGGCTATGAAGTTACAGATGAACTTGTGGAAAAAACAACTGGATTGACTAATGAAGAAGCAAAGGAAATTTATCTTGAAGAATTTGGAAAAGATTTTCCGTATGATGAAATAACTACAAAAGTATATAATTATATAATAGATGAAGCAAAAAAAGGAAATATTCCATTAATGACAGGAGCAAAAGAAATGATTGATTTTCTTGCTTCAAAAGGGAAAAAAATGGTTCTGGGAACATCGGCAGACAGCTTTATGGCTAATACATTACTGGAAAGTAAAGATATAAAGAACTACTTCAGCCATATAATAACTGCTAATGATGTTGAAAGAGGAAAACCGGATCCTGAGGTATTTTTACGTGGTGCAGGTAAATTGAATATAAATCCTAGTAAGACAGTAGTTTTTGAAGATTCTGTAAATGGAGTAAAAGCGGCATATGGTGCAGGAATGATGCCTGTAATGATACCTGATAAACTTACTCCTGCTGAAGATATAGAAGATATGCTTTACAAAAAATTTGATAATTTTCATGAAGCAGTAGAATATTTTAAAACACATTAA
- a CDS encoding GNAT family N-acetyltransferase, whose translation MKKEVTLKKISENDFKRLHSIVYQGESPEWKKWDGPYFDDYKFTDYENFLKDKADFFKSDNIKGIYIDGILMGTVSRYWEDRKTRWLEVGIVIYDSNYWYGGYGSEALKIWTTKTFDDFPELEHIGLTTWSGNISMMKSAEKIGYKLEGRIRKVRYHMNEYFDSIKYGVLRGEWESLK comes from the coding sequence ATGAAAAAAGAAGTAACTCTAAAAAAAATAAGTGAAAACGATTTTAAACGTTTACACTCTATTGTATATCAGGGAGAAAGCCCTGAGTGGAAGAAATGGGACGGCCCATATTTTGATGATTATAAATTTACTGATTATGAAAACTTTTTGAAAGATAAAGCAGATTTTTTTAAGTCTGATAATATAAAAGGAATTTATATTGACGGAATTCTAATGGGAACAGTAAGCAGATACTGGGAAGATAGAAAAACCAGATGGCTTGAAGTTGGAATAGTAATTTATGACAGTAATTACTGGTATGGAGGATATGGAAGCGAAGCACTTAAAATCTGGACAACAAAAACATTTGATGATTTTCCTGAATTGGAACATATTGGCCTGACAACCTGGAGTGGAAATATATCCATGATGAAAAGTGCTGAAAAAATTGGATATAAGCTTGAAGGAAGAATAAGAAAAGTAAGATATCATATGAATGAGTATTTTGACTCCATAAAATATGGAGTGTTAAGGGGAGAATGGGAAAGTTTAAAATAA
- the hpt gene encoding hypoxanthine phosphoribosyltransferase has product MFKYSIGTLISKEEISEKVKELALQIDNDYKGEEILLIGLLRGSVLFLSDLVRELKTEVTLDFMIVSSYGNELESSRDVKIKKDLEEDIRGKNVIVVEDIIDTGHTLKKVLEMLKTREPKSIKICTLLDKPERREVEIEVDYTGFKIPDEFVVGYGIDFAQKHRNLSYIGIVKKEEE; this is encoded by the coding sequence GTGTTCAAATACAGCATTGGAACATTAATCTCGAAAGAAGAAATCTCAGAAAAGGTAAAAGAATTGGCACTTCAGATTGACAATGACTATAAAGGGGAAGAAATCCTGTTAATTGGGCTTTTACGTGGATCGGTACTTTTTTTAAGTGATCTTGTAAGGGAACTGAAAACAGAAGTAACTCTTGACTTTATGATTGTCTCAAGTTATGGAAACGAATTAGAAAGTTCAAGGGATGTAAAAATTAAAAAAGATTTGGAAGAGGATATCAGAGGTAAAAATGTAATAGTTGTTGAAGACATAATAGACACCGGCCACACATTGAAAAAAGTTCTGGAAATGCTTAAAACCAGAGAACCAAAAAGTATTAAAATATGTACTCTGCTTGACAAACCTGAAAGAAGGGAAGTTGAGATAGAAGTGGATTATACAGGATTTAAAATACCTGATGAATTTGTAGTCGGGTACGGAATAGATTTTGCACAGAAACACAGAAACTTATCTTATATTGGAATTGTAAAGAAAGAGGAGGAATAA
- a CDS encoding shikimate kinase, protein MENIKINRNIVLIGMPASGKSTIGKLLSKKINYEYYDADKYLERKENVKISTLFSEKGEEYFRNLETKYLRELSQKNGIIISTGGGAVKREENMEILKEKGIVVFLSRKIEDIAKENHEARPLLKNINNIYKLYDERIELYKRYSDIIIENNGTLQEVTDRTAEEIEKIFTK, encoded by the coding sequence ATGGAAAATATAAAAATAAATAGAAATATAGTCCTTATAGGAATGCCTGCAAGTGGAAAAAGTACAATAGGAAAACTTCTTTCAAAAAAGATAAATTATGAGTACTATGATGCGGATAAATATCTGGAAAGAAAAGAAAATGTAAAAATAAGCACTTTGTTTTCAGAAAAAGGGGAAGAGTATTTTAGAAATCTGGAAACAAAATATTTAAGAGAACTTTCTCAGAAAAATGGAATAATAATTTCTACAGGCGGTGGGGCAGTAAAGCGTGAAGAAAATATGGAAATACTTAAGGAAAAAGGTATAGTTGTATTCCTGAGCAGGAAAATAGAGGATATAGCGAAGGAAAATCACGAAGCCAGACCTCTTCTGAAGAATATAAATAATATTTATAAATTATACGATGAAAGAATAGAACTTTATAAGAGATATTCTGACATTATTATAGAAAATAACGGAACATTACAGGAAGTTACAGACAGGACAGCTGAAGAGATAGAAAAGATTTTTACAAAATAA
- a CDS encoding tetratricopeptide repeat protein, whose product MKKLLILISILLFSTFAMAENGDKEVEQAREFFYQKDFKNAEKLYLSAIDKGNIIALNDLGNLYYLKENYSEAKKYFQKSVDKGGTVALFNLAEVYRIEKNFPQAEKYYLQAIKKGVIQAYNNLALLYSENGKLEKAVEYYLKAGESGDVKGYYNLGNLYFHNYEDLKKAEKYYLKAAEQNHQNSIRMLGFIYQRLEDYKKAKEYYLKALKNNENDGLLVNLALVYEKLGETKKSEETHLKAIEKGFVGSMYNLASFYEENGKIEEAKKWYKRALENGVEPAREELEKLEGNKSDKLKNIATSNISFETLTLKLVGHGLLKTNENEIELEYQNFRAIGKDKKVYTEKDFQINGKKPKIVVSKAVSTKMIRNFIKTDEKIYIVGFLDETNERKKGVRYEPFDVKFNENEDWVKKIYFKDGIIYIWNN is encoded by the coding sequence TTGAAGAAATTATTAATTTTAATTAGCATATTACTCTTTTCAACCTTTGCAATGGCTGAAAATGGTGATAAAGAAGTAGAACAGGCAAGGGAATTTTTTTATCAGAAAGATTTTAAAAATGCAGAAAAATTATATTTGTCTGCAATTGATAAAGGAAATATAATAGCTTTAAATGATTTAGGAAATTTGTATTATTTAAAAGAAAATTATTCAGAAGCTAAAAAATATTTTCAAAAATCAGTAGATAAAGGTGGAACAGTTGCATTATTTAATTTAGCTGAAGTTTATAGAATTGAGAAAAACTTTCCTCAGGCTGAAAAATATTATTTGCAGGCAATAAAGAAAGGTGTAATACAGGCATATAATAATTTAGCACTTCTTTATTCTGAAAATGGGAAACTTGAAAAAGCAGTAGAGTATTATTTAAAAGCTGGAGAAAGTGGAGATGTTAAAGGATATTACAATTTAGGAAATTTGTATTTTCATAACTATGAGGATTTGAAAAAAGCTGAAAAATATTACTTAAAAGCAGCGGAACAGAATCATCAAAATTCTATAAGGATGTTAGGATTTATTTATCAAAGATTAGAAGATTATAAGAAAGCTAAGGAATATTATTTAAAAGCTTTGAAAAATAATGAAAATGATGGTCTTCTTGTAAACTTAGCTTTAGTTTATGAAAAATTAGGAGAAACAAAAAAAAGTGAAGAAACTCATTTGAAAGCAATTGAAAAAGGGTTTGTCGGAAGTATGTATAACTTGGCAAGTTTTTATGAAGAAAATGGAAAAATTGAAGAAGCTAAAAAATGGTATAAAAGAGCTTTGGAAAATGGAGTAGAACCTGCAAGGGAAGAACTGGAAAAATTAGAGGGAAATAAATCAGATAAACTTAAAAATATAGCAACTTCTAATATTTCTTTTGAAACGCTTACATTAAAATTAGTCGGTCATGGATTACTAAAAACCAATGAAAATGAGATAGAATTAGAATATCAGAATTTTAGGGCAATTGGAAAAGATAAAAAAGTATACACTGAAAAAGATTTTCAGATAAATGGTAAAAAGCCTAAAATTGTAGTAAGTAAGGCAGTATCTACTAAAATGATAAGAAATTTTATTAAAACGGATGAAAAAATATACATAGTTGGTTTTTTAGATGAAACTAATGAAAGAAAAAAAGGAGTCAGATATGAACCTTTTGATGTAAAGTTCAATGAAAATGAGGATTGGGTAAAGAAAATATATTTTAAGGATGGAATAATTTATATTTGGAATAATTAA
- the aroQ gene encoding type II 3-dehydroquinate dehydratase has protein sequence MKKIFIINGPNLNFLGIRETGIYGNDNYDSLCSYIQEKFRDKNIKIEIFQSNYEGRIIDIIQNAYYEKIDGIVINPGAYTHYSYAIHDAIKSVSIPTVEVHLSDIHKREDFRKISVTAPACVLQIYGKGKEGYVEAVEYIIKSFEK, from the coding sequence ATGAAAAAAATATTTATTATAAATGGGCCAAATTTAAATTTTCTCGGAATAAGGGAAACAGGAATTTATGGAAATGATAATTATGATTCCTTATGTAGTTACATTCAGGAAAAATTTCGTGATAAAAATATAAAAATAGAAATTTTTCAGTCAAATTATGAAGGTAGGATAATAGATATTATTCAAAATGCATATTATGAAAAGATTGACGGGATTGTTATTAATCCAGGGGCTTACACCCATTACAGCTATGCAATCCACGATGCAATAAAATCAGTATCTATTCCGACAGTTGAAGTACATCTGAGTGATATTCACAAAAGGGAAGACTTCAGAAAAATTTCAGTAACAGCCCCTGCCTGTGTACTTCAAATATATGGAAAAGGAAAAGAAGGATATGTAGAAGCTGTTGAATATATTATAAAATCTTTTGAAAAATAG
- a CDS encoding C69 family dipeptidase, protein MKFKKTMFLLTLFILMLEFSSYVLACTGVIVGKGLTTDGSYIFGRNEDFTAEPDHNKNFVVYERGKNQPGAVFKDESNGFTYPIPETRYKYTAVPDVTPEEGIFDEAGFNEFGVAIDSTVSADANEKIQKVDPYVKDGLAESAIPTVILPYVKTAREGVLRLAEIIKTKGAAEGNVLVIADKKEMWYIEIYSGHQFVAIKYPDDKFSVFSNTYFLGTVDLNDKNNVIKSDDIEKVAKDAGSYVTVDGKMHLAKSYAPEMTDGNRSRAYSGILQLNPKANITYTDEVYELFQTRDKKISVQDVMAVLRNRLENTNFTVAKRKQNNDTAKYPISNENGIETHIFQIKKDLPTNVGGVMWLAMAGAKYSPFVPYYGNIKATYDTYHVKGTTYNPDSFYWVAENVNINMENASDDVKNKYLQKIKDYEKKKVAEQNALNKKIAKMSPKEAEKFATELALKNGKEAYELVKNEENSLKK, encoded by the coding sequence ATGAAGTTTAAAAAAACAATGTTCCTACTGACATTATTTATTCTGATGCTTGAATTTTCATCATATGTTCTTGCATGTACAGGAGTTATTGTAGGTAAAGGATTGACAACTGACGGAAGTTATATTTTCGGAAGAAATGAAGATTTCACAGCTGAGCCTGATCATAACAAAAACTTTGTTGTTTATGAAAGAGGTAAAAATCAGCCTGGTGCAGTATTTAAAGATGAAAGCAATGGATTCACATATCCAATTCCTGAAACTAGATATAAATACACTGCCGTTCCTGATGTTACTCCTGAAGAAGGAATATTCGATGAAGCAGGATTCAATGAATTTGGTGTAGCAATAGATTCTACAGTTTCAGCTGATGCTAATGAAAAAATCCAGAAGGTTGACCCTTATGTTAAAGATGGTCTTGCTGAATCTGCAATACCTACTGTTATTCTTCCTTATGTAAAAACTGCAAGAGAAGGAGTTCTACGTCTTGCTGAAATCATTAAAACTAAAGGTGCTGCCGAAGGAAACGTACTTGTAATAGCTGATAAAAAAGAAATGTGGTACATTGAAATCTATTCAGGACATCAATTTGTTGCCATAAAATACCCTGATGACAAATTCTCTGTATTCTCAAATACTTATTTCCTTGGAACTGTTGATTTAAATGATAAGAATAACGTAATAAAATCTGATGATATCGAAAAAGTTGCAAAAGATGCAGGAAGCTACGTTACAGTAGACGGAAAAATGCACTTAGCAAAATCTTACGCTCCTGAAATGACAGACGGAAACCGTTCACGTGCTTATTCTGGAATCCTGCAATTAAATCCAAAAGCTAATATCACTTATACCGACGAAGTTTACGAACTTTTCCAAACTAGAGACAAAAAAATATCTGTACAGGATGTAATGGCTGTTTTAAGAAACCGTCTTGAAAATACAAACTTTACAGTTGCAAAAAGAAAACAAAATAATGACACTGCTAAATATCCTATAAGCAATGAAAATGGTATAGAAACTCATATTTTCCAAATTAAAAAAGACTTACCTACAAATGTAGGAGGAGTTATGTGGCTGGCAATGGCTGGAGCTAAATATTCTCCATTTGTTCCTTATTATGGTAATATAAAAGCTACTTATGACACTTACCATGTAAAAGGAACTACATATAATCCAGATTCATTCTACTGGGTTGCAGAAAATGTAAATATTAATATGGAAAATGCATCTGATGATGTTAAAAATAAATATTTACAAAAAATAAAAGACTATGAAAAGAAAAAAGTTGCTGAACAAAATGCATTAAACAAAAAAATTGCAAAAATGTCACCTAAAGAAGCTGAAAAATTTGCAACTGAACTTGCTTTAAAAAATGGAAAAGAAGCATACGAGCTTGTAAAAAATGAAGAAAACTCATTAAAAAAATAA
- a CDS encoding adenylosuccinate synthase, which translates to MENNTFVIIGTQWGDEGKGKIIDVLSPKADYIVRFQGGNNAGHTVVVNDEKFILHLLPSGIINSQGKCVIGAGVVVDIEVLLKEIEALEKRGKNLDKLFIDERAHVIMPYHIEIDKAKEEAMGANKIGTTQRGIGPCYIDKIARNGIRIGDLLEPERFRDKLEWNVKEKNDMLTRYGKDTFDLEELYERFMKLAEKIRHRIIDGVVEINEAIEEGKQVLFEGAQALMLDIDYGTYPYVTSSSPTAGGVTVGTGVSPKKINRILGVMKAYTTRVGEGPFPTELNDETGEKLRTVGHEYGATTGRPRRCGWLDLVIGRYAVLIDGLTDIVLTKLDVLTGFETIKVAVGYEIDGKVYHSYPGNLRKSKTLNIVYDELPGWTEDITQIKNYDELPENCKKYVEYIEKKLKCNVSMISVGPERSQNIYRYDLTEIVK; encoded by the coding sequence ATGGAAAATAATACTTTTGTAATTATAGGAACACAATGGGGAGATGAAGGAAAAGGGAAAATAATAGACGTTCTCTCACCTAAGGCTGATTATATTGTGAGATTCCAGGGAGGAAATAATGCCGGTCATACTGTTGTTGTAAATGATGAAAAGTTTATTTTGCATCTGCTTCCTTCAGGTATTATAAATTCACAGGGAAAATGTGTTATTGGAGCAGGAGTAGTTGTTGACATTGAAGTGCTTTTAAAAGAAATAGAAGCATTGGAAAAAAGAGGAAAAAATCTGGATAAATTGTTTATAGATGAGAGAGCTCATGTAATAATGCCTTATCACATTGAGATAGATAAAGCAAAGGAAGAAGCAATGGGAGCAAATAAGATAGGAACTACCCAGAGGGGAATAGGACCTTGCTATATTGACAAGATTGCAAGAAACGGAATAAGAATAGGAGATTTGCTTGAGCCTGAAAGATTTAGGGATAAGCTGGAGTGGAATGTAAAAGAAAAAAATGATATGCTGACAAGATATGGAAAAGATACATTTGATTTGGAAGAATTATATGAAAGATTTATGAAACTTGCTGAAAAAATAAGACATAGAATAATAGACGGAGTTGTAGAAATAAATGAAGCTATTGAAGAAGGAAAACAGGTTCTATTTGAAGGAGCACAGGCATTAATGCTTGACATTGACTATGGAACATATCCTTATGTTACGTCATCTTCACCTACAGCTGGAGGTGTGACAGTAGGTACAGGAGTTTCACCTAAAAAGATAAACAGAATTCTTGGAGTTATGAAGGCTTATACAACAAGAGTAGGAGAAGGGCCTTTCCCTACAGAGCTTAATGATGAAACTGGAGAAAAATTAAGAACAGTGGGACATGAATATGGAGCAACTACAGGACGTCCTAGAAGATGTGGATGGCTTGACCTTGTAATAGGAAGATACGCTGTGCTGATAGATGGACTAACTGATATTGTACTGACAAAACTTGATGTACTTACTGGATTTGAAACGATAAAAGTGGCAGTGGGATATGAAATTGATGGAAAAGTTTATCATTCTTATCCTGGAAATTTAAGAAAATCTAAAACATTGAATATAGTTTATGATGAACTTCCTGGATGGACTGAAGATATTACACAAATAAAAAATTACGATGAACTGCCTGAAAACTGTAAAAAATATGTAGAATATATAGAAAAGAAATTAAAATGTAATGTATCCATGATTTCAGTAGGACCTGAAAGAAGTCAAAATATTTATAGATATGACTTGACTGAAATTGTGAAATAA